One window of bacterium genomic DNA carries:
- the larA gene encoding nickel-dependent lactate racemase: protein MKDTASVLELPYGSGVQRAEVPHSWKLRTLSSVPHAKGRAERSIVMDTLDAPINAPALEDFVRPGERVLILVSDKTRRCRTDLFLPILLERLALSGVKDDDITILFATGTHPAQSEEEQRAILGDEVYRRYTIREHDARDISACVHVGTTAAGTDIHINRLVAEADRVIATGTIVHHYFAGFGGGAKLFVPGVASYETAVANHRRTITAEGSFHPGCADGRIEGNPVITDILDAFRFMPPTWYFAALLDEQGSIADAVCGDLLSAHDEGCRRVEAQYGVPLDSRADLVIVSTGGFPKDINFIQSHKSLHHASYATRKGGHIVFLAECREGIGNEALLPWFDIPAGEQLRNALLERYAMNAHTALAMREKAWRFGIRMLTAMDGLIVRRLGMQPVNSLQQAIDVLKEELPDDADVLILPNGSLVVPRPVNA, encoded by the coding sequence ATGAAGGACACAGCGTCAGTACTGGAACTCCCCTACGGCTCCGGTGTCCAGCGCGCTGAAGTCCCGCACTCCTGGAAACTTCGAACGCTCAGCAGCGTCCCCCATGCAAAGGGACGCGCTGAGCGTTCGATCGTTATGGATACGCTGGACGCCCCCATCAATGCGCCCGCACTCGAAGATTTTGTGCGTCCCGGAGAACGCGTCCTCATCCTCGTCTCAGACAAAACACGCCGCTGCAGAACCGATCTGTTCCTTCCGATACTGCTGGAACGTCTCGCCCTCTCGGGTGTGAAAGACGACGACATCACCATCCTGTTCGCCACGGGCACGCATCCCGCGCAGTCGGAGGAGGAACAGCGCGCAATTCTCGGAGACGAGGTATATCGTCGCTACACCATTCGTGAGCACGACGCACGCGATATCTCTGCATGCGTGCATGTCGGAACAACCGCAGCCGGTACGGACATTCACATCAATCGTCTTGTCGCGGAGGCAGATCGCGTAATCGCGACCGGGACCATCGTGCATCACTATTTCGCGGGCTTTGGCGGCGGGGCGAAGCTCTTTGTGCCCGGGGTGGCCTCTTACGAGACTGCAGTTGCCAATCACCGGCGAACGATTACAGCCGAGGGAAGCTTCCATCCGGGCTGCGCTGATGGCCGCATCGAGGGAAACCCGGTTATCACCGATATTCTCGATGCCTTTCGTTTCATGCCACCGACCTGGTACTTCGCGGCATTGCTCGACGAGCAGGGCAGTATCGCGGATGCTGTGTGCGGTGACCTGTTGTCCGCCCATGACGAAGGCTGCCGCCGCGTCGAAGCGCAGTACGGAGTTCCGCTCGATTCGCGGGCCGATCTTGTCATCGTCAGCACCGGTGGATTTCCAAAGGACATCAATTTCATTCAGTCACATAAGTCTCTGCATCACGCGTCATATGCCACGCGCAAAGGTGGGCATATCGTATTCCTTGCGGAATGCCGTGAAGGCATTGGGAATGAAGCGCTGCTGCCGTGGTTCGACATTCCGGCCGGCGAACAGCTGCGCAATGCGCTGCTTGAGCGCTATGCCATGAATGCGCATACCGCCCTCGCAATGCGGGAAAAAGCTTGGCGCTTTGGAATCCGGATGCTGACTGCGATGGATGGTTTGATCGTCAGGCGACTCGGTATGCAACCCGTAAACAGCCTGCAGCAGGCTATCGACGTGCTGAAAGAGGAACTGCCCGACGACGCCGATGTCCTGATTCTCCCCAACGGATCACTTGTTGTTCCGAGGCCGGTGAACGCATGA
- a CDS encoding NHL repeat-containing protein, whose amino-acid sequence MRFVTPLLIGLFAFITVHAQQMEQSTWIEDDFSGESLRADWKPVSGTWSADGERVMVTGGGEQFAMLLDKYIMYTKSFVIEAVIDKLGGGLVFNAEHPDALKSCHVVRIVDGGVTLGYMDFLGQYFETRAISLKDFTAPVTMRIYVDQKNRNYSVLLGDRNVALEELRFNSGYAGLYSGSNRVTFDSFRVSGPGTMDTPAFFMKSNQRQLNDLAYMCIKDDGFLIVNPVVGIVQRITSVGTYVSEISIEEKTQLRGVAAGDGVSYVVDAESNALRAFDTDNRVQKVVTSDLSDPRDVAIDDNNVYVLDKSGIAVFDKKLNLIERKAGGLFRDPRGIAVHGDKVYVADFGNGQVQVLDKSDMSVDQVIKEDLMNPWGVGIDSKNGDIYVADPGAVAVLHYSEDGEFIERIDPITIRGFVSPRDVLVRDDMVYVADFDRILGFKKGVLTIRPSLRIE is encoded by the coding sequence ATGCGCTTCGTAACCCCTTTATTGATCGGCCTGTTTGCCTTCATCACCGTGCATGCGCAGCAGATGGAGCAGTCTACCTGGATTGAAGATGATTTTTCCGGGGAAAGCCTGCGTGCAGACTGGAAGCCGGTATCCGGAACCTGGTCCGCTGACGGCGAACGCGTCATGGTCACGGGTGGCGGGGAACAGTTCGCGATGCTGCTCGACAAGTACATCATGTACACGAAATCTTTCGTCATCGAAGCAGTTATCGACAAACTCGGCGGCGGACTGGTTTTCAACGCCGAACATCCCGACGCACTGAAGAGCTGCCACGTCGTTCGCATTGTTGACGGTGGCGTTACGCTGGGGTACATGGATTTTCTCGGCCAGTATTTCGAGACCCGCGCAATTTCGCTGAAGGATTTTACCGCACCTGTCACCATGCGTATCTACGTTGACCAGAAGAATCGTAATTACTCGGTGCTTCTCGGTGACCGCAACGTGGCGCTTGAGGAGCTGCGCTTCAATTCCGGTTACGCCGGCCTTTACTCCGGCAGCAATCGCGTGACCTTCGACTCGTTCCGCGTTTCCGGTCCCGGTACCATGGATACACCGGCATTTTTCATGAAGTCGAATCAGCGCCAGCTCAACGATCTTGCGTACATGTGCATCAAGGATGACGGGTTCCTCATTGTCAACCCTGTCGTTGGTATCGTTCAGCGCATCACCAGCGTCGGCACGTATGTCAGCGAAATCAGCATCGAGGAAAAAACGCAACTCCGCGGCGTCGCGGCCGGCGATGGAGTCTCCTACGTAGTCGACGCCGAATCCAACGCCCTTCGCGCGTTTGACACGGATAACCGCGTACAGAAAGTCGTGACTTCCGATCTCAGCGATCCACGTGATGTGGCGATTGATGACAATAACGTGTATGTACTCGACAAGAGCGGTATCGCGGTGTTTGACAAGAAATTGAATCTCATCGAGCGCAAGGCAGGCGGGCTGTTCCGCGATCCGCGTGGAATCGCGGTGCACGGCGACAAGGTCTATGTTGCAGACTTCGGCAACGGCCAGGTGCAGGTGCTCGACAAGTCTGACATGTCCGTCGACCAGGTGATCAAGGAAGATCTCATGAATCCCTGGGGTGTCGGCATTGATTCCAAAAACGGAGACATCTACGTCGCCGATCCCGGTGCCGTAGCAGTGCTGCACTACAGCGAGGACGGAGAATTCATCGAACGTATCGACCCGATTACCATTCGCGGATTCGTTTCCCCGCGCGACGTTCTCGTGCGCGATGACATGGTATATGTGGCCGATTTCGACCGCATCCTGGGCTTCAAAAAAGGTGTGCTCACCATTCGTCCCAGCCTGCGCATAGAGTAA
- a CDS encoding glycosyltransferase family 4 protein, translated as MRRILYVHHGKGIGGAPLSLLYMIRGLDRTRYTPVVLCIHDGEAAELFRDEGIETIVDTKLHDFSHTNVLWYPLWQFPKILLRLLQWPLSRMRFAQLLARVQPDLIHLNTSTLTAFALAGKNAGIPVVWHIREPLQKGYTGLRRAVIRRIIDHTATRILPICHYDAEQLLPSPAIHVVYNFIDFSHFDASLSGATVREELGISADACVVLMLGGVNPIKGTREFVDAAVTLLDTQQDAYFFVAGPLPDDGFRNRINGMRVYREEISSRIPEKYQERIRFLGVRSDVPQLLAASDVLTFPSTVPHFARPVIEASAMGLPVVASDLGGPQELVVHGETGFLTAAGDSDALAQALRKLLQDASLRRRMGEAGRTFAAQHFDAKKNTAQVLRIYDEILHEEKA; from the coding sequence GTGAGGAGGATACTGTACGTTCATCACGGGAAGGGTATTGGCGGTGCACCGCTGAGTCTGCTGTATATGATTCGCGGACTCGATCGCACACGCTATACGCCCGTTGTGCTCTGTATCCACGATGGAGAAGCGGCTGAGCTGTTTCGCGACGAAGGGATCGAGACCATCGTCGACACGAAGCTGCACGACTTCAGTCACACAAACGTGCTCTGGTACCCCCTCTGGCAATTCCCCAAAATTCTGCTGCGCCTCCTGCAGTGGCCACTGAGCCGAATGCGTTTCGCGCAGCTGCTCGCGCGTGTGCAGCCCGATCTGATCCATCTCAACACGTCGACGCTCACCGCCTTTGCTCTCGCAGGGAAGAACGCCGGAATCCCTGTAGTCTGGCATATCCGTGAACCCCTGCAGAAGGGCTATACCGGATTGCGGCGGGCTGTCATCCGGAGGATCATCGATCACACAGCGACACGCATCCTTCCCATCTGCCATTATGATGCGGAACAGCTGCTGCCTTCACCCGCAATTCACGTGGTCTACAATTTTATCGACTTTTCGCATTTCGACGCTTCATTGAGCGGAGCCACCGTGCGGGAAGAACTCGGGATCAGTGCCGATGCCTGCGTGGTGCTCATGCTTGGTGGAGTGAATCCCATAAAGGGCACGCGCGAATTCGTTGATGCCGCCGTCACATTGCTCGACACGCAGCAGGATGCATATTTTTTTGTCGCGGGACCGCTGCCTGACGACGGATTCAGAAACAGAATCAATGGGATGCGCGTATACCGGGAAGAAATCAGTTCTCGCATTCCAGAAAAGTACCAGGAGCGGATACGATTTCTCGGTGTTCGCAGCGATGTGCCGCAACTGCTCGCGGCGTCGGACGTTCTCACTTTTCCGTCCACCGTGCCGCACTTTGCACGTCCCGTTATTGAAGCGAGTGCCATGGGACTGCCGGTTGTCGCGTCCGATCTCGGCGGACCACAGGAACTCGTCGTGCACGGCGAAACCGGTTTCCTGACAGCTGCGGGCGACAGCGATGCGCTTGCACAGGCTCTGAGGAAACTGCTGCAGGATGCATCCCTGCGCAGGCGCATGGGTGAAGCCGGCAGGACATTTGCCGCGCAGCATTTCGATGCGAAAAAGAATACTGCACAGGTGCTGCGCATCTATGATGAAATCCTTCACGAGGAAAAAGCGTGA
- a CDS encoding tryptophanase, with protein sequence MIRDSYIKTVIEPFKIKTVEPIKFTTAEERTRYLEEAGLNPFLIDAENVLIDLLTDSGTSAMSSKQWAGMLDGDESYAGSRSFFRMRDMVQKITGMKHIIPTHQGRASEKILFSIVGGEDKVVPNNTHFDTTRANVEFSGAKAIDCLNAEGKNPEIIADFKGNMDIEKLESVIKEYGVERIPVVMITVTNNSGGGQPVSMENIRQTRAVCDKYGLPLFMDACRFAENAYFIKLREEGYADKSPLEISQEMFSHVDGVTMSAKKDALVNIGGFLALNDDELALQCRNLLIVTEGFPTYGGLAGRDLEAIAQGLEEILDEDYLQYRIKSTEYLGKKLMDLGVPILMPPGGHAIYLDAKRFCPHIPQEQFPAQAITCALYLDGGLRAVEIGSVMFGRTEDGKFVAPDLELVRLAIPRRVYTQSHIDYVIEIVKHVYDRRDELKGLKLTYEAPMLRHFTARFATVD encoded by the coding sequence ATGATCCGAGACAGCTATATCAAGACGGTCATTGAGCCATTCAAGATCAAGACCGTGGAACCCATCAAGTTCACCACCGCTGAAGAGCGCACCCGCTACCTGGAGGAAGCCGGATTGAACCCCTTCCTCATCGACGCGGAGAACGTGCTGATTGACCTGCTGACCGACAGTGGCACGTCCGCCATGAGTTCGAAGCAGTGGGCAGGCATGCTTGACGGAGACGAATCCTATGCCGGTTCACGCAGCTTCTTCCGCATGCGCGACATGGTGCAGAAGATCACCGGGATGAAACACATCATTCCGACGCATCAGGGACGCGCCTCCGAGAAAATCCTTTTCTCCATCGTGGGTGGAGAGGACAAAGTAGTTCCGAATAACACGCATTTTGATACGACGCGCGCAAACGTTGAATTCTCCGGCGCCAAGGCAATCGACTGCCTCAACGCGGAAGGGAAGAACCCGGAAATCATTGCGGATTTCAAGGGCAACATGGACATCGAAAAGCTCGAGTCCGTCATCAAGGAATATGGCGTTGAACGCATTCCCGTCGTCATGATCACCGTGACGAATAACAGTGGCGGCGGACAGCCGGTGTCGATGGAGAATATCCGTCAGACCCGCGCCGTCTGCGACAAGTACGGCCTGCCGCTGTTCATGGATGCCTGCCGCTTCGCGGAGAACGCGTATTTCATCAAACTCCGCGAGGAAGGATACGCGGACAAGTCACCGCTGGAGATTTCCCAGGAGATGTTCTCCCATGTCGATGGCGTGACCATGTCGGCCAAGAAAGATGCCCTGGTGAACATCGGTGGCTTCCTTGCACTCAATGACGACGAGCTCGCCCTGCAGTGCCGCAACCTGTTGATTGTGACCGAAGGTTTCCCGACGTATGGCGGACTCGCCGGTCGTGACCTTGAGGCGATCGCACAGGGACTCGAAGAAATTCTCGACGAAGATTATCTGCAGTATCGCATCAAGAGTACTGAGTACCTCGGCAAGAAACTGATGGACCTCGGCGTGCCCATCCTTATGCCGCCGGGCGGACATGCCATTTACCTCGATGCGAAACGCTTCTGTCCGCATATTCCGCAGGAACAGTTCCCTGCGCAGGCGATTACCTGTGCACTGTATCTTGACGGCGGACTCCGTGCCGTCGAAATCGGCAGCGTGATGTTCGGACGGACCGAGGATGGCAAATTCGTGGCACCGGATCTGGAACTGGTGCGCCTTGCCATTCCTCGCCGCGTGTACACGCAGAGCCACATTGATTATGTCATCGAGATCGTGAAGCACGTTTACGATCGCCGCGACGAGCTCAAGGGTCTGAAACTGACCTACGAAGCTCCCATGCTGCGCCACTTCACCGCGCGCTTCGCCACGGTTGACTGA
- a CDS encoding polysaccharide biosynthesis tyrosine autokinase: MTARDDFNKQVQEYLRIAFEGKWVILAIFVLVVTATWLYTMQQDDIYAASATVRLKPSKDLLSGQAGQQGGLEGLGWGGERILANEIHMIQSDDIAQRVAHTLYSSTDDLAALADTLPILKARQRPSTLRKIARSIGLEDFFVSMGMAKLDTSSRLADEAVVAARARGQMSAEQVRGVDFIQIGVQSTSPVEAATIANLFVDAYQRRNLESARENITTARSFLENQLDDKKDSLSEIENKVRGFQQHQGFVSLDAETQNLIEQLSTFEAQREQARIDLESVEKIRNELNMQLKAIEPNLAKQIKEGVDPQMRKLIEKKTELEATIQTMEYNRKQTMRIRPELEPYARKQIEEKKKQLDEILSQIDAASANITSSDNITGAPVEYARQLRQKILEKDVEIESIRSRINTLTKTIEEYNVEFEAIPAQTIEFARLERRRQSYDKLYGLLDEKYQEAMINEQTTTGNVDIVDRAKVPGRPVKPNRPMNMILGILVGLGLGFGVAILLRYLDTTIRSPEDVEKLGIPVLSFIPTFGAEDNQLDRNQTLVTLTAPQSPPSESYRTMRTSIENSLPNHGKSMAVVFSSPAPKEGKSTAIANLAVSAANSGRKVLLVDADLRRPVQHQIFEVEREPGLSNALIGEVPVNQCIKKTMVPGLHIIPCGNIPSHPAELLGSAKMEKFVKLVRQYYDLVLFDAPPVIAMADTLVLAKYTDGTVIIVSADQTKSLGLEKANEMLSANNANIIGVVVNRFNANKVYYSYYRYYYQNYYYYSTDGERKSKRVKKRKTSDAEKQETA, encoded by the coding sequence ATGACAGCAAGAGACGATTTCAATAAACAGGTGCAGGAATACCTGCGGATAGCCTTTGAAGGCAAGTGGGTCATTCTCGCCATCTTTGTCCTTGTCGTCACTGCAACATGGTTGTACACCATGCAGCAGGACGATATCTACGCGGCGTCCGCGACCGTCCGCCTCAAACCTTCGAAAGACCTTCTGAGCGGCCAGGCCGGCCAGCAGGGGGGGCTTGAGGGACTCGGATGGGGCGGCGAGCGCATTCTCGCCAACGAAATCCACATGATACAGAGCGATGACATCGCACAGCGCGTCGCTCATACACTCTATTCGAGCACCGACGATCTTGCCGCGCTCGCCGATACGCTGCCCATTCTCAAGGCGCGTCAGCGTCCCTCGACGCTTCGGAAAATCGCCCGGTCGATCGGTCTGGAAGATTTTTTCGTTTCCATGGGGATGGCGAAGCTCGATACATCGTCGCGTCTTGCCGACGAAGCGGTCGTTGCCGCTCGTGCCCGCGGTCAGATGAGCGCCGAGCAGGTTCGCGGAGTGGATTTCATTCAGATCGGTGTCCAAAGTACATCACCTGTTGAGGCGGCGACGATCGCGAACCTGTTCGTCGATGCCTATCAGCGGCGGAACCTCGAATCGGCCCGTGAAAATATTACCACGGCGCGCAGTTTTCTCGAGAACCAGCTCGACGACAAGAAGGATTCACTCTCGGAGATCGAGAATAAGGTTCGCGGCTTCCAGCAGCATCAGGGCTTTGTCTCACTTGACGCAGAAACGCAGAATCTCATTGAGCAGCTGAGCACCTTCGAAGCGCAGCGTGAACAGGCGCGCATCGATCTCGAGTCGGTGGAAAAAATCCGCAATGAGCTGAACATGCAGCTGAAAGCCATCGAACCCAATCTTGCAAAGCAGATCAAAGAGGGTGTCGATCCGCAGATGCGCAAGCTCATCGAGAAAAAGACCGAACTCGAAGCTACCATCCAGACAATGGAGTATAACCGCAAGCAGACAATGCGGATCCGGCCCGAGCTCGAACCCTATGCGCGCAAGCAGATCGAGGAGAAGAAGAAACAGCTCGACGAGATTCTCAGCCAGATCGATGCGGCGAGCGCAAACATCACCAGCTCCGACAACATCACCGGTGCTCCGGTGGAGTATGCCCGGCAGCTGCGGCAGAAAATCCTCGAGAAGGATGTGGAAATCGAATCCATCCGCTCACGCATTAATACGCTGACCAAGACCATAGAAGAATACAACGTCGAGTTCGAAGCCATCCCTGCCCAGACCATCGAATTTGCCCGGCTTGAACGCCGCAGGCAGAGTTACGACAAGTTGTACGGCTTGCTGGATGAGAAATACCAGGAGGCCATGATCAACGAGCAGACGACGACGGGAAATGTCGACATCGTCGATCGCGCCAAAGTTCCGGGCCGTCCGGTGAAGCCCAATCGTCCCATGAACATGATTCTCGGGATTCTGGTCGGACTCGGACTCGGTTTCGGTGTGGCTATCCTCCTGCGCTACCTCGACACGACCATCCGCAGTCCGGAAGACGTGGAAAAGCTCGGTATCCCCGTGCTTTCATTCATTCCGACTTTCGGGGCGGAAGACAATCAGCTCGACCGCAACCAGACCCTTGTGACACTGACGGCGCCGCAATCGCCGCCGAGTGAATCCTACCGCACGATGCGGACATCCATCGAAAACTCGCTGCCGAATCATGGGAAATCCATGGCCGTGGTGTTTTCCTCGCCTGCACCGAAGGAGGGAAAATCCACTGCTATCGCAAACCTTGCGGTGAGCGCCGCGAACAGCGGCCGCAAGGTGCTGCTTGTGGACGCCGATCTTCGCCGCCCTGTCCAGCATCAGATTTTCGAGGTTGAACGTGAACCCGGGCTGTCGAACGCACTGATAGGCGAAGTTCCTGTCAACCAGTGCATCAAGAAAACGATGGTGCCCGGGCTGCATATCATTCCCTGCGGCAACATCCCGAGCCATCCCGCCGAACTGCTCGGTTCGGCCAAGATGGAGAAATTCGTCAAACTCGTGCGACAGTATTACGATCTCGTGCTTTTCGATGCGCCTCCGGTCATCGCCATGGCTGACACGCTCGTGCTCGCCAAATACACCGACGGCACCGTCATTATCGTCTCCGCCGACCAGACAAAATCTCTCGGACTCGAAAAAGCGAATGAAATGCTGTCGGCAAACAATGCGAATATCATCGGTGTGGTGGTAAACCGCTTCAACGCCAACAAGGTGTACTACAGCTACTACCGCTACTATTACCAGAACTATTACTACTACTCCACCGACGGCGAACGGAAGTCGAAGCGCGTGAAGAAACGCAAAACGTCGGATGCCGAGAAGCAGGAAACCGCCTGA